A genomic window from Salvelinus namaycush isolate Seneca chromosome 5, SaNama_1.0, whole genome shotgun sequence includes:
- the LOC120047933 gene encoding zinc finger protein ubi-d4-like isoform X2: MAAAVDSVVKVLGEQYYKDAMEQCHSYNARLCAERSILMPFIDSQTGVAQSNCYIWMEKRHRSAGMAPGQLYSYPSRRWRKRRRSHPPEDPRLAFPPIKSAELELGLKRDVVGTVDGSSLEALLKGEPLERRGPPDPRAPEENPATPEPVAATVSSHTSSGRIRKRVLDHDDYLDDLDDEDFEDETPKRRGKGKSKGRGVGNGKKKMEAAAAALEEQDKPYACDICGKRYKNRPGLSYHYTHSHLAEEEGEDREEIESPPPRRQPEEHKTPKKGPNGLALPNDYCDFCLGDSAHNQKTGQSEELVSCSDCGRSGHPSCLQFTDVMMAAVKTYRWQCIECKCCNVCGTSENDDQLLFCDDCDRGYHMYCLKPPMTEPPEGSWSCHLCLALLKDKASIYKQQSPTTEDE; the protein is encoded by the exons ATGGCGGCGGCCGTAGATAGTGTTGTGAAAGT GCTCGGGGAGCAGTACTATAAGGATGCTATGGAACAGTGCCACAGCTACAATGCTCGTCTGTGTGCGGAGAGGAGCATCCTTATGCCTTTCATCGACTCTCAGACGGGTGTTGCTCAAAGCAACTGCTACATCTGGATGGAGAAGAGACACCGGAGTGCAG GCATGGCTCCTGGGCAGCTGTATAGCTATCCGTCTCGACGCTGGAGGAAGAGACGGCGGTCCCACCCTCCTGAGGACCCCCGTTTGGCCTTCCCACCTATCAAATCAG cggaGCTGGAGCTGGGTCTGAAACGGGATGTTGTGGGAACGGTGGACGGCAGCAGCCTGGAGGCCCTGCTGAAGGGGGAGCCACTGGAGAGGAGGGGCCCGCCAGATCCCCGTGCCCCGGAGGAGAACCCAGCCACACCTGAACCCGTGGCCGCCACAGTCTCCAGCCACACCTCCTCTGGACGCATCCGTAAG AGGGTGCTGGACCACGATGACTACCTGGATGATCTGGATGATGAGGACTTTGAGGATGAGACCCCGAAGAGACGAGGGAAGGGCAAGTCCAAGGGTCGTGGAGTGGGAAATGGAAAGAAGAAAATGGAGGCAGCCGCTGCAGCCTTGGAGGAGCAGGACAAACCATACGCCTGTGACA tcTGTGGGAAGCGCTATAAGAACCGTCCGGGCCTGAGCTACCACTACACACACTCCCATCTGgcggaagaagagggggaggacagagaggagatagagtCCCCTCCCCCCCGGCGCCAGCCTGAGGAGCACAAGA CTCCTAAGAAAGGCCCTAACGGTCTGGCCCTGCCCAACGACTATTGCGACTTCTGTCTGGGAGACTCCGCCCACAACCAGAAGACTGGCCAGTCAGAGGAGCTGGTGTCCTGCTCAGACTGCGGACGCTCAG GTCACCCGTCCTGCCTGCAGTTCACAGATGTGATGATGGCAGCTGTGAAGACGTACCGCTGGCAGTGTATCGAGTGCAAGTGCTGCAACGTCTGTGGTACCTCAGAGAACGAC GACCAGCTGCTGTTCTGTGATGACTGTGATCGAGGATACCACATGTACTGCCTCAAGCCTCCTATGACTGAGCCCCCAGAAG GGAGTTGGAGTTGTCACCTTTGCCTGGCGCTGCTGAAGGACAAGGCATCTATATACAAGCAGCAGAGCCCCACCACAGAGGATGAATAG
- the LOC120047933 gene encoding zinc finger protein ubi-d4-like isoform X1, with product MAAAVDSVVKVLGEQYYKDAMEQCHSYNARLCAERSILMPFIDSQTGVAQSNCYIWMEKRHRSAGMAPGQLYSYPSRRWRKRRRSHPPEDPRLAFPPIKSAELELGLKRDVVGTVDGSSLEALLKGEPLERRGPPDPRAPEENPATPEPVAATVSSHTSSGRIRKRVLDHDDYLDDLDDEDFEDETPKRRGKGKSKGRGVGNGKKKMEAAAAALEEQDKPYACDICGKRYKNRPGLSYHYTHSHLAEEEGEDREEIESPPPRRQPEEHKTPKKGPNGLALPNDYCDFCLGDSAHNQKTGQSEELVSCSDCGRSGHPSCLQFTDVMMAAVKTYRWQCIECKCCNVCGTSENDVSPAPPLPFHTSPFLCLLTHTVSVCQDQLLFCDDCDRGYHMYCLKPPMTEPPEGSWSCHLCLALLKDKASIYKQQSPTTEDE from the exons ATGGCGGCGGCCGTAGATAGTGTTGTGAAAGT GCTCGGGGAGCAGTACTATAAGGATGCTATGGAACAGTGCCACAGCTACAATGCTCGTCTGTGTGCGGAGAGGAGCATCCTTATGCCTTTCATCGACTCTCAGACGGGTGTTGCTCAAAGCAACTGCTACATCTGGATGGAGAAGAGACACCGGAGTGCAG GCATGGCTCCTGGGCAGCTGTATAGCTATCCGTCTCGACGCTGGAGGAAGAGACGGCGGTCCCACCCTCCTGAGGACCCCCGTTTGGCCTTCCCACCTATCAAATCAG cggaGCTGGAGCTGGGTCTGAAACGGGATGTTGTGGGAACGGTGGACGGCAGCAGCCTGGAGGCCCTGCTGAAGGGGGAGCCACTGGAGAGGAGGGGCCCGCCAGATCCCCGTGCCCCGGAGGAGAACCCAGCCACACCTGAACCCGTGGCCGCCACAGTCTCCAGCCACACCTCCTCTGGACGCATCCGTAAG AGGGTGCTGGACCACGATGACTACCTGGATGATCTGGATGATGAGGACTTTGAGGATGAGACCCCGAAGAGACGAGGGAAGGGCAAGTCCAAGGGTCGTGGAGTGGGAAATGGAAAGAAGAAAATGGAGGCAGCCGCTGCAGCCTTGGAGGAGCAGGACAAACCATACGCCTGTGACA tcTGTGGGAAGCGCTATAAGAACCGTCCGGGCCTGAGCTACCACTACACACACTCCCATCTGgcggaagaagagggggaggacagagaggagatagagtCCCCTCCCCCCCGGCGCCAGCCTGAGGAGCACAAGA CTCCTAAGAAAGGCCCTAACGGTCTGGCCCTGCCCAACGACTATTGCGACTTCTGTCTGGGAGACTCCGCCCACAACCAGAAGACTGGCCAGTCAGAGGAGCTGGTGTCCTGCTCAGACTGCGGACGCTCAG GTCACCCGTCCTGCCTGCAGTTCACAGATGTGATGATGGCAGCTGTGAAGACGTACCGCTGGCAGTGTATCGAGTGCAAGTGCTGCAACGTCTGTGGTACCTCAGAGAACGACGTGAGTCCTGCTCCACCTCTGCCTTTTCATACTTCTCCTTTTCTTTGTCTCCTCACACACACTGTTTCTGTCTGTCAGGACCAGCTGCTGTTCTGTGATGACTGTGATCGAGGATACCACATGTACTGCCTCAAGCCTCCTATGACTGAGCCCCCAGAAG GGAGTTGGAGTTGTCACCTTTGCCTGGCGCTGCTGAAGGACAAGGCATCTATATACAAGCAGCAGAGCCCCACCACAGAGGATGAATAG